In the Cheilinus undulatus linkage group 19, ASM1832078v1, whole genome shotgun sequence genome, one interval contains:
- the LOC121527621 gene encoding solute carrier family 22 member 13-like, producing MSNYGQILQEIGEFGFFQKQLLAVLCIPTIFTAFDVIGQLFLGISFPHHCNTDWILERGPNLTEEKQRNLTLPVNEDGQFEGCQMFTPVDWDLETIEAYGINTTTGCVAGWDYDAPAGASTIVTEFDVVCDRSGLIEVSQSISMAGILFGALTFGAISDQFGRRIAILLSLFLLSCFGIGVAFSPNMYVYMVLKFFTAATGGVITMNTSVLALEWTDRSRAALCTESIIIFFAVGLMMLSGIAFLIHDWRILQLVLFSPLLLVVGFLFWFLPESARWLMAQGRKEEAWMELERAARVNGRKVPDDLMDKLTVEGKFKRQNMLDILRIPYLRKRTIIMAYNWFAVSLLYYGLSLNVVGFGLNIYLTQFIFGFVEIPANLSALGLMQHFGRRTCEVGYLIVGGAACLVSLAIPNGLPVVTTVIAVLGKVAATAAFSTVYVYTPELYPTVLRQNGVALNSMCARVGGILSPLIRLLQVYHYAIPMSIYGIVPITAGCLCLLLPETLNVELQDHAETE from the exons ATGAGCAACTATGGGCAGATACTTCAGGAGATTGGAGAGTTTGGTTTCTTTCAAAAACAATTACTCGCTGTGTTATGCATCCCAACCATTTTCACAGCTTTTGATGTTATTGGTCAGTTATTTCTGGGAATTAGCTTCCCACATCACTGTAACACTGACTGGATCTTGGAGAGAGGGCCCAACCTGacagaagagaaacaaagaaatctCACTCTTCCTGTGAATGAGGATGGACAGTTTGAAGGCTGTCAAATGTTCACACCTGTGGACTGGGATTTGGAGACCATTGAGGCATATGGGATTAACACAACAACAGGATGTGTAGCTGGATGGGACTATGATGCACCTGCAGGTGCTTCTACCATTGTGactgag TTTGATGTGGTGTGTGACAGAAGTGGTTTGATTGAGGTCTCTCAGTCCATCTCCATGGCTGGCATTTTGTTTGGAGCGCTGACATTTGGGGCAATTTCAGACCA GTTTGGTCGACGCATCGCAATCCTGctctcactctttctccttTCATGTTTTGGGATAGGGGTTGCCTTCTCACCCAACATGTATGTTTACATGGTCTTAAAATTTTTCACTGCAGCTACAGGAGGTGTTATAACAATGAACACATCTGTGTTGG CATTGGAATGGACTGATCGCTCCAGGGCTGCACTTTGCACCGAGTCCATCATCATATTCTTCGCTGTTGGACTTATGATGTTGTCTGGCATCGCATTTTTGATTCATGACTGGAGAATCTTGCAACTGGTGCTCTTCAGCCCTCTTCTGCTTGTTGTGGGATTCTTATTCTG GTTTCTTCCAGAGTCGGCTCGCTGGCTCATGGCACAGGGCAGGAAGGAAGAAGCATGGATGGAGCTTGAGAGAGCAGCCAGGGTGAATGGGAGGAAGGTACCGGATGACCTGATGGACAAG CTCACAGTTGAGGGtaaatttaaaagacaaaacatgcTTGACATCCTTCGTATACCATACCTGAGAAAACGCACCATCATTATGGCATATAACTG GTTTGCAGTAAGTCTTCTTTATTATGGACTGAGCCTGAATGTTGTTGGTTTTGGCCTGAATATCTACCTCACACAGTTCATCTTTGGTTTTGTGGAAATCCCTGCAAACCTGAGCGCTTTGGGGTTAATGCAGCACTTTGGAAGACGGACATGTGAAGTGGGTTATCTGATTGTTGGAGGTGCTGCTTGCCTTGTGAGCCTTGCCATCCCAAATG GTCTTCCTGTGGTAACAACAGTCATAGCTGTACTGGGGAAAGTCGCTGCCACAGCTGCATTCAGCACAGTCTACGTTTACACACCAGAGCTATACCCAACTGTTTTAAG GCAGAACGGTGTAGCTCTGAACTCCATGTGTGCTCGTGTAGGGGGGATTCTCTCTCCACTCATCAGACTGCTGCAGGTCTACCATTACGCCATCCCCATGTCGATATATGGCATCGTTCCCATCACTGCtgggtgtttgtgtttgctgctaccTGAAACTCTCAATGTGGAACTTCAGGATCATGCAGAGACAGAGTGA
- the LOC121526971 gene encoding solute carrier family 22 member 13-like → MSNFGQILKEVGEFGWFQKSLLAALCLMSIFAGFDIIGQVFTGMSFEHRCNTDWILERGPNLTEERQTNLTLPVNEDGEYDSCKMFTPVDWDLETIEAYGINTTTGCMDGWDYEAPDGASSTVTEFDLVCDQSGLIEVSQSVYMAGYLTGALAYGAISDRFGRRFAVLLSVCVLFLFGVGLAFSPNIYVFLVLKFFCGTSGGVSIMNTNVLALEWTDPSKAAVCTALIIGFYGVGLMLLPGLAYLIPNWRILQMVLCSPLLLVLGFLYWFLPESARWLLTQGRKEEARTVLERAARVNRRKAPHDLIDKVDMKVTTKRGSMLDIFQTPYLRKRTAIMGYNWFATSLLYYGLSLNVGSFGLNIYLTQFIFGFVEIPANLGALGLIQNFGRRKCLACFLFFGGATCLVILAIPKSLPVVVTVIAVLGKMSAITSFNTAYVYTAELYPTTLRQNGVGLNSMCARMAGILAPLIRLLDVFHHTIPMLIYGLVPVTAGGFCLLLPETLNVQLQDHAELKHPDRGSEEGKAEQILEEHKL, encoded by the exons ATGAGCAACTTTGGGCAGATCCTGAAGGAGGTTGGAGAGTTTGGTTGGTTTCAGAAATCCTTACTGGCTGCATTATGCCTCATGAGCATATTTGCTGGTTTTGACATTATTGGTCAAGTATTTACAGGCATGAGCTTTGAACATCGCTGTAACACCGACTGGATCTTGGAGCGAGGACCGAACCTGACAGAAGAGAGGCAAACAAATCTCACTCTCCCTGTGAACGAGGACGGGGAATATGATAGCTGTAAAATGTTCACGCCTGTAGATTGGGATTTGGAGACCATTGAAGCCTATGGGATTAACACTACAAcaggatgcatggatggatgggacTACGAGGCACCCGATGGCGCTTCCAGCACTGTGACCGAG TTTGATCTGGTGTGTGACCAGAGTGGTCTGATTGAGGTATCACAGTCCGTTTACATGGCAGGTTATTTGACTGGGGCACTGGCGTACGGGGCAATTTCTGACAG GTTTGGGAGACGCTTTGCAGTCCTTCTCTCCGTCTGTGTTCTCTTCTTGTTCGGCGTAGGACTAGCTTTCTCACCGAACATCTACGTTTTCCTGGTCTTGAAATTTTTCTGTGGGACTTCAGGAGGTGTCTCAataatgaacacaaatgtgTTAG CTTTGGAATGGACTGACCCATCCAAGGCTGCTGtctgcacagcactcatcataGGTTTCTATGGTGTTGGACTGATGTTGTTGCCTGGCCTTGCTTATTTGATCCCAAATTGGAGAATCCTGCAGATGGTCCTCTGCAGCCCCCTCCTGCTTGTCCTGGGGTTCTTATACTG GTTTCTTCCAGAGTCAGCTCGCTGGCTGTTGACCCagggcaggaaggaggaggCACGAACAGTGCTGGAGAGAGCAGCCAGGGTGAACAGGAGAAAAGCACCACATGATCTAATAGACAAG GTAGATATGAAGGTCACAACCAAAAGAGGAAGCATGTTGGACATCTTCCAAACACCTTATCTGAGGAAACGAACTGCCATAATGGGCTATAACTG GTTCGCAACAAGTCTTCTTTACTATGGCTTGAGCCTAAATGTTGGTAGTTTTGGCCTGAATATCTACCTCACACAGTTCATATTTGGTTTTGTGGAAATTCCTGCAAACCTGGGTGCGCTGGGGTTGATTCAGAATTTTGGGAGGAGGAAATGTCTTGCATGCTTCCTGTTTTTTGGGGGTGCTACTTGCCTTGTAATCCTTGCTATCCCGAAAA GTCTTCCAGTGGTGGTGACAGTCATAGCTGTTTTGGGGAAAATGTCAGCCATTACTTCATTCAACACAGCCTACGTCTATACTGCAGAGTTATACCCAACAACACTAAG GCAGAATGGTGTAGGTCTTAACTCCATGTGTGCTCGTATGGCAGGAATCCTCGCCCCACTCATCAGACTTTTAGACGTCTTCCATCACACCATCCCCATGCTGATATACGGCCTGGTTCCTGTTACTGCAGGGGGGTTCTGTTTGCTACTTCCTGAAACACTTAATGTTCAACTTCAAGACCATGCTGAGCTCAA ACATCCTGATAGGGGATCAGAAGAAGGCAAAGCTGAACAAATCTTGGAGGAGCACAAACTTTAA
- the LOC121527590 gene encoding solute carrier family 22 member 13-like has protein sequence MSNYGQILQEIGEFGFFQKRLLAVLCIPALFVAFDVIGQVFLGISFPHHCNTDWILERGPNLTEEKQRNLTLPVNEDGQFEGCQMFTPVDWDVETIEAYGINTTTGCIAGWDYDAPAGASTIVTEFDVVCDRSGLIEVSQSISMAGILFGALTFGAISDRFGRRIAILLSVFLLSCFGIGVAFSPNMYVYMVLKFFTAATGGVIAMNTSVLALEWTDRSRAALCTESIIIFFSVGLMMLSGIAFLIHDWRILQLVLFSPLLLVVGFLFWFLPESARWLMAQGRKEEARMELERAARVNGRKVPDDLMDKLTIEGKFKRQNMLDILRIPYLRKRSIIMAYNWSAVSLLYYGLSLNVGGFGLNIYLTQFIFGFVEIPANLSALGLMQHFGRRICEVGFLIAGGAACLVSLAIPNDLPVVATVIAVLGKVAATAAFSTVYVYTPELYPTVLRQNGVALNSMCARVGGILSPLIRLLQVYHYAIPMSIYGIVPITAGCLCLLLPETLNVELQDHAETE, from the exons ATGAGCAACTATGGGCAGATACTTCAGGAGATTGGAGAGTTTGGTTTCTTTCAAAAACGATTACTGGCTGTATTATGCATCCCAGCCCTTTTCGTAGCTTTTGATGTTATTGGTCAGGTATTTCTGGGAATTAGCTTCCCACATCACTGTAACACTGACTGGATCTTGGAGAGAGGGCCCAACCTGacagaagagaaacaaagaaatctCACTCTTCCTGTGAATGAGGATGGACAGTTTGAAGGCTGTCAAATGTTCACACCTGTGGATTGGGATGTGGAGACCATTGAGGCATATGGGATCAACACAACAACAGGATGTATAGCTGGATGGGACTATGATGCACCTGCAGGTGCTTCTACCATTGTGactgag TTTGATGTGGTGTGTGACAGAAGTGGTTTGATTGAGGTCTCTCAGTCCATCTCCATGGCTGGCATTTTGTTTGGAGCGCTGACATTTGGGGCAATTTCAGACCG GTTTGGTCGACGCATCGCAATCCTGCTCTCAGTCTTTCTCCTTTCATGTTTTGGGATAGGGGTTGCCTTCTCACCCAACATGTATGTTTACATGGTCTTAAAATTTTTCACTGCAGCTACAGGAGGTGTTATAGCAATGAACACATCTGTGTTGG CATTGGAATGGACTGATCGCTCCAGGGCTGCACTTTGCACCGAGTCCATCATCATATTCTTCTCTGTTGGACTTATGATGTTGTCTGGCATCGCATTTTTGATTCATGACTGGAGAATCTTGCAACTGGTGCTCTTCAGCCCTCTTCTGCTTGTTGTGGGATTCTTATTCTG GTTTCTTCCAGAGTCGGCTCGCTGGCTCATGGCCCAGGGCAGGAAGGAAGAAGCACGGATGGAGCTTGAGAGAGCAGCCAGGGTGAATGGGAGGAAGGTACCGGATGACCTGATGGACAAG CTCACAATTGAGGGtaaatttaaaagacaaaacatgcTTGACATCCTTCGTATACCATACCTGAGAAAACGCTCCATCATTATGGCATATAACTG GTCTGCAGTAAGTCTTCTTTATTATGGACTGAGCCTGAATGTTGGTGGTTTTGGCCTAAATATCTACCTCACACAGTTCATCTTTGGTTTTGTGGAAATCCCTGCAAACCTGAGCGCTTTGGGGTTAATGCAGCACTTTGGAAGGCGGATATGTGAAGTGGGCTTTCTGATTGCTGGAGGTGCTGCTTGCCTTGTGAGCCTTGCCATCCCAAATG ATCTTCCTGTGGTTGCAACAGTCATAGCTGTACTGGGGAAAGTCGCTGCCACAGCTGCATTCAGCACAGTCTACGTTTACACACCAGAGCTATACCCAACTGTTTTAAG GCAGAACGGTGTAGCTCTGAACTCCATGTGTGCTCGTGTAGGGGGGATTCTCTCTCCACTCATCAGACTGCTGCAGGTCTACCATTACGCCATCCCCATGTCGATATATGGCATCGTTCCCATCACTGCtgggtgtttgtgtttgctaCTACCTGAAACTCTCAATGTGGAACTTCAGGATCATGCAGAGACAGAGTGA